Proteins co-encoded in one Myripristis murdjan chromosome 4, fMyrMur1.1, whole genome shotgun sequence genomic window:
- the LOC115358248 gene encoding aquaporin-4-like isoform X2, producing the protein MTAFKGIWTQEFWRCVGAEFLATLLFVLLSVGSTVDWGAVQQQPGPPDPPDPVLISLCFGLSIATLVQCFGHVSGAHINPAVTAAMVVTRKLTLAKAVFYLLAQCLGAVVGAAILYGVTPALVRGGMGVNTVNAGISVGHALVVELFITFQLVFTVFATCDAKRSDLSGSSALAIGLSVCIGHMFAIPYTGASMNPARSFGPAMVTWNWENHWVYWVGPVLGGTVAAALYEYLFCPDPELKKRYSEAFSKTPFTSATKYREVQAAAKEPLFTVMDVERAERKEREREREREREREREREVSGEVLSSV; encoded by the exons ATGACCGCCTTCAAGGGCATCTGGACGCAGGAGTTCTGGCGCTGCGTCGGGGCCGAGTTCCTCGCCACGCTCCTCTTCGTGCTGCTCAGCGTCGGCTCCACCGTCGACTGGGGGGCCGTCCAGCAGCAGCCCGgcccccccgacccccccgACCCGGTGCTCATCTCGCTGTGCTTCGGCCTGAGCATCGCCACGCTGGTGCAGTGCTTCGGCCACGTCAGCGGAGCACACATCAACCCGGCGGTCACGGCGGCCATGGTGGTGACCAGGAAGCTGACTCTGGCCAAGGCTGTCTTCTACCTGCTGGCCCAGTGCCTGGGGGCCGTGGTGGGGGCCGCCATCCTCTACGGGGTCACCCCGGCCCTTGTTCGGGGGGGCATGGGGGTCAACACG GTGAACGCCGGCATCTCCGTGGGCCACGCCCTGGTTGTCGAGCTCTTCATCACCTTCCAGCTCGTCTTCACCGTTTTCGCCACGTGTGACGCCAAACGCAGCGACCTGAGTGGCTCGTCTGCCCTGGCGATCggcctgtctgtgtgcatcgGCCACATGTTTGCT atTCCCTACACCGGAGCCAGTATGAACCCAGCCCGCTCCTTCGGCCCGGCCATGGTCACCTGGAACTGGGAAAACCACTGG gtgtACTGGGTGGGCCCGGTGCTGGGTGGGACCGTGGCTGCTGCCCTGTACGAGTACCTGTTCTGTCCCGACCCGGAGCTGAAGAAGCGCTACTCTGAAGCCTTTTCCAAGACGCCGTTCACGTCCGCCACCAAGTACCGCGAGGTGCAGGCCGCCGCCAAAGAGCCGCTCTTCACCGTCATGGACGTGGAGCGAGccgagaggaaggagagggagcgggagagagagagagagagggagagggagagagagagggaggtctCTGGGGAGGTGCTGTCCTCCGTATGA
- the LOC115358248 gene encoding aquaporin-4-like isoform X1 — protein sequence MTESGGALERLRTCWSRCVFPCREKPCNIRLPSCCTRDKAMTAFKGIWTQEFWRCVGAEFLATLLFVLLSVGSTVDWGAVQQQPGPPDPPDPVLISLCFGLSIATLVQCFGHVSGAHINPAVTAAMVVTRKLTLAKAVFYLLAQCLGAVVGAAILYGVTPALVRGGMGVNTVNAGISVGHALVVELFITFQLVFTVFATCDAKRSDLSGSSALAIGLSVCIGHMFAIPYTGASMNPARSFGPAMVTWNWENHWVYWVGPVLGGTVAAALYEYLFCPDPELKKRYSEAFSKTPFTSATKYREVQAAAKEPLFTVMDVERAERKEREREREREREREREREVSGEVLSSV from the exons ATGACAGAGAGCGGCGGGGCTCTGGAGCGCCTGAG GACGTGTTGGTCCCGGTGTGTCTTCCCCTGCCGTGAGAAACCCTGTAACATCCGGCTGCCTTCCTGCTGCACTCGAGACAAAGCCATGACCGCCTTCAAGGGCATCTGGACGCAGGAGTTCTGGCGCTGCGTCGGGGCCGAGTTCCTCGCCACGCTCCTCTTCGTGCTGCTCAGCGTCGGCTCCACCGTCGACTGGGGGGCCGTCCAGCAGCAGCCCGgcccccccgacccccccgACCCGGTGCTCATCTCGCTGTGCTTCGGCCTGAGCATCGCCACGCTGGTGCAGTGCTTCGGCCACGTCAGCGGAGCACACATCAACCCGGCGGTCACGGCGGCCATGGTGGTGACCAGGAAGCTGACTCTGGCCAAGGCTGTCTTCTACCTGCTGGCCCAGTGCCTGGGGGCCGTGGTGGGGGCCGCCATCCTCTACGGGGTCACCCCGGCCCTTGTTCGGGGGGGCATGGGGGTCAACACG GTGAACGCCGGCATCTCCGTGGGCCACGCCCTGGTTGTCGAGCTCTTCATCACCTTCCAGCTCGTCTTCACCGTTTTCGCCACGTGTGACGCCAAACGCAGCGACCTGAGTGGCTCGTCTGCCCTGGCGATCggcctgtctgtgtgcatcgGCCACATGTTTGCT atTCCCTACACCGGAGCCAGTATGAACCCAGCCCGCTCCTTCGGCCCGGCCATGGTCACCTGGAACTGGGAAAACCACTGG gtgtACTGGGTGGGCCCGGTGCTGGGTGGGACCGTGGCTGCTGCCCTGTACGAGTACCTGTTCTGTCCCGACCCGGAGCTGAAGAAGCGCTACTCTGAAGCCTTTTCCAAGACGCCGTTCACGTCCGCCACCAAGTACCGCGAGGTGCAGGCCGCCGCCAAAGAGCCGCTCTTCACCGTCATGGACGTGGAGCGAGccgagaggaaggagagggagcgggagagagagagagagagggagagggagagagagagggaggtctCTGGGGAGGTGCTGTCCTCCGTATGA